The following coding sequences are from one Dermacentor silvarum isolate Dsil-2018 chromosome 4, BIME_Dsil_1.4, whole genome shotgun sequence window:
- the LOC119449098 gene encoding uncharacterized protein LOC119449098, translating into MGSICALYDELPLEVHITLEGKQKRRTPTCELEQAALSKLHYLGEHLHVFTDGSVLPSSGSATAACVVPALGENLQCRLPFAASSTAAELGDLHLAADYLAAHPPQVPVAIFTDSRPALQGLLQPDPAGVTVALLLRLTALQRSGIPLSLHWLPSHAGIAGNEEADAAAKAAYHEPVQVSTAVAAADFSRHRLLKLLTAAHPDKRVARGQPPRPLPDTGLNRQERTLLLRLRTGSAWPAARKFSMGRVSSPACRRCGSPETLEHIICHCPDLANPRHAMTVAYNNLGLPATSEEDFLFPRHSPVAALQCFLEFAAVAGLASL; encoded by the exons ATGGGCAGCATCTGCGCACTGTATGATGAGCTG CCACTCGAGGTCCACATCACGCTGGAGGGCAAGCAGAAGCGGAGAACGCCCACGTGCGAGCTCGAGCAGGCAGCGCTGTCCAAGCTCCACTACCTTGGCGAGCACCTGCACGTCTTCACGGACGGATCTGTCCTCCCATCGAGCGGCTCGGCAACGGCAGCCTGCGTGGTCCCCGCATTGGGCGAGAACCTACAGTGCCGCCTTCCATTTGCGGCGAGCTCCACAGCAGCGGAGCTAGGCGATCTGCACCTGGCAGCCGACTACCTGGCTGCTCACCCACCGCAAGTACCGGTAGCCATCTTCACGGACTCCCGCCCGGCTCTCCAGGGTCTGCTCCAGCCAGACCCAGCAGGCGTCACAGTGGCCCTGCTGCTaaggctgacagcgctgcagagGAGCGGCATCCCCCTCTCACTCCACTGGCTCCCCTCCCATGCAGGGATAGCCGGAAACGAAGAGGCGGATGCAGCAGCCAAAGCAGCCTATCACGAGCCGGTCCAAGTGAGCACTGCGGTAGCAGCGGCAGACTTCTCGAGACACCGCCTGCTGAAACTGCTCACCGCTGCGCACCCGGACAAGCGTGTGGCCCGCGGGCAACCACCGAGACCACTCCCCGACACAGGACTCAACAGGCAGGAAAGGACGCTCCTCCTGCGCCTCAGGACCGGAAGTGCATGGCCCGCTGCACGCAAGTTCAGCATGGGGCGCGTCTCATCCCCTGCCTGCCGGAGATGCGGCTCCCCAGAGACCCTGGAACACATCATATGCCACTGTCCAGACCTCGCGAACCCAAGGCACGCGATGACAGTGGCATACAACAACCTCGGCCTTCCAGCCACCTCAGAGGAAGACTTCCTCTTCCCCCGCCACAGTCCCGTCGCAGCTTTGCAATGCTTCTTGGAGTTTGCCGCTGTGGCGGGACTTGCCTCCCTGTAG